One stretch of Streptomyces sp. R21 DNA includes these proteins:
- a CDS encoding maltotransferase domain-containing protein: protein MDAEQTGSRIPIVDVHPVVDCGRRPAKAVTGETFRVTATVFGEGHEAVAANVVLRDPIGRPGPWTPMRELAPGTDRWGADVTAGKVGRWTYQVEAWSDPVTAWRHAARIKVPAGIDTGLMLEEGAALFERAAAGVPNPVQRTAVRAAALALGDDSLAPAARLAAAFAPEVTAVLAEHPLRERLTRSAPMPLLVERERALYGAWYEFFPRSEGAVVEEGKPPVSGTFRTAAERLPAVAAMGFDVVYLPPIHPIGTTFRKGRNNILSPGPYDVGVPWAIGSPEGGHDAIHPDLGTIDDFDAFVQRANDEGLEIALDFALQCSPDHPWVQKHPEWFHHRPDGTIAYAENPPKKYQDIYPIAFDADMPGLVAETVRLLRYWMDHGVRIFRVDNPHTKPVVFWERVIADINRTDPDVIFLAEAFTRPAIMQRLAAVGFQQSYTYFTWRNTKQELTEYLTELSGDSAAYMRPNFFANTPDILPGHLQRGGRAAFEVRAVLAATLSPTWGIYAGYELCENAPVEEGGEEYLHSEKYQLRPRDWASAAREGRTIAPLITELNRIRRRHRALHGLRNLHFHDADNDALIVYSKRTGTDTVVVVANLDPRHTQEATVSLDMPQLGLDWGESVPVRDELTGETYIWGRANYVRLVPGGAHVLALGSTSQSGGSPTT from the coding sequence ATGGATGCAGAGCAGACCGGCAGCCGTATCCCGATCGTGGACGTCCATCCGGTCGTCGACTGCGGCAGACGCCCGGCGAAGGCCGTCACCGGCGAGACCTTCCGCGTCACCGCCACGGTTTTCGGCGAGGGCCACGAGGCGGTCGCCGCCAACGTCGTCCTGCGCGACCCGATCGGCCGCCCCGGCCCGTGGACCCCGATGCGGGAACTCGCTCCGGGCACCGACCGCTGGGGCGCCGACGTGACGGCCGGGAAGGTGGGCCGCTGGACGTACCAGGTCGAGGCGTGGAGCGATCCCGTCACCGCCTGGCGCCACGCCGCCCGGATCAAGGTCCCGGCCGGTATCGACACCGGCCTGATGCTGGAGGAGGGCGCCGCCCTGTTTGAGCGCGCCGCCGCCGGCGTACCGAATCCCGTGCAGCGCACGGCGGTCCGGGCCGCGGCACTCGCCCTGGGCGACGACTCCCTGGCGCCCGCCGCCCGTCTCGCCGCCGCCTTCGCCCCGGAGGTGACCGCCGTTCTCGCGGAGCACCCGCTGCGCGAACGGCTCACCCGGTCTGCGCCGATGCCGCTACTGGTGGAGCGTGAACGGGCGCTGTACGGCGCCTGGTACGAGTTCTTCCCGCGTTCCGAGGGAGCGGTGGTCGAGGAGGGTAAGCCGCCGGTCAGTGGCACCTTCCGGACGGCCGCGGAGCGGCTGCCGGCGGTCGCGGCGATGGGCTTCGACGTGGTGTACCTGCCGCCGATCCACCCCATCGGCACCACCTTCCGCAAGGGCCGGAACAACATCCTGTCCCCGGGTCCCTACGACGTCGGTGTGCCGTGGGCGATCGGCTCCCCGGAGGGCGGGCACGACGCGATCCATCCGGACCTGGGCACGATCGACGACTTCGACGCGTTCGTGCAGCGGGCGAACGACGAGGGTCTGGAGATCGCCCTCGACTTCGCGCTGCAGTGCTCGCCCGACCATCCGTGGGTGCAGAAGCATCCGGAGTGGTTCCACCACCGTCCGGACGGCACGATCGCGTACGCGGAGAACCCGCCGAAGAAGTACCAGGACATCTACCCGATCGCCTTCGACGCCGACATGCCCGGCCTGGTCGCCGAGACCGTACGGCTGCTGCGGTACTGGATGGACCACGGCGTACGGATCTTCCGCGTCGACAATCCGCACACCAAGCCGGTGGTGTTCTGGGAGCGGGTCATCGCGGACATCAACCGCACCGACCCCGACGTCATCTTCCTGGCCGAGGCGTTCACCCGGCCCGCGATCATGCAGCGGCTCGCGGCGGTCGGCTTCCAGCAGTCGTACACCTACTTCACCTGGCGCAACACCAAGCAGGAGCTGACCGAGTATCTGACGGAGCTGTCCGGCGATAGTGCCGCGTACATGCGGCCGAACTTCTTCGCCAACACCCCCGACATCCTCCCTGGTCACCTTCAGCGGGGCGGGCGAGCGGCCTTCGAAGTGCGGGCCGTCCTTGCCGCCACCCTCTCGCCCACGTGGGGGATCTACGCCGGCTACGAGCTGTGCGAGAACGCCCCGGTCGAGGAGGGCGGCGAGGAGTACCTGCACTCCGAGAAGTACCAACTGCGTCCGCGCGACTGGGCGTCGGCCGCGCGCGAGGGCAGGACCATCGCGCCGCTCATCACGGAGCTCAACCGGATCCGACGGCGCCACCGCGCCCTGCACGGACTCAGGAACCTCCACTTCCACGATGCCGACAACGACGCGCTGATCGTCTACAGCAAGCGCACGGGTACCGACACCGTTGTGGTGGTGGCCAATCTCGATCCCCGGCACACCCAGGAGGCCACGGTCTCGTTGGACATGCCGCAACTCGGCCTGGACTGGGGTGAGTCGGTTCCGGTACGCGACGAACTCACGGGCGAGACCTACATCTGGGGCAGGGCCAACTACGTACGTCTGGTGCCGGGTGGTGCTCACGTCCTCGCCCTCGGCAGCACGTCGCAGAGCGGAGGGTCACCCACAACATGA
- a CDS encoding DUF5133 domain-containing protein: protein MLLPAKPEVARHLERYRAWERLLLAAPTDHTVRGYFENTGYTLCVLMGKRCAREAADAAEHYLRVNLASPVRTYGGGPRDSMVGGRR, encoded by the coding sequence ATGCTGCTGCCTGCCAAACCCGAGGTCGCCAGACATCTGGAGCGCTACCGGGCCTGGGAGCGCCTGCTGCTCGCGGCCCCTACCGATCACACGGTGCGGGGCTACTTCGAGAACACGGGATACACGCTCTGCGTGCTGATGGGGAAGCGCTGCGCACGGGAGGCGGCGGACGCTGCCGAGCACTATCTGCGGGTGAACTTAGCCTCGCCCGTCCGGACGTACGGCGGCGGGCCCCGCGACAGCATGGTCGGCGGGCGCAGATGA